A region from the Manihot esculenta cultivar AM560-2 chromosome 13, M.esculenta_v8, whole genome shotgun sequence genome encodes:
- the LOC110629136 gene encoding cytochrome P450 CYP82D47 yields MDVSCHLLAITGVLTLVLLYRFNLWRLRDQSHKGKLLAPEPSGTLPIIGHLHQLGAEKTLARTLARLADNYGPIFTIWLGVHRTVVVCNHDTIKECFTTNDKVLASRPRSSHGQYLSYNYAAFAFTSYGPFWRNMRKMVLVELLSSHRLKSLKHVQVSEVNNLMNDLYLLCKQEQGSAKIVISECFDHLTLNMITRMIAGKRYFNSANGGDEQGRRIGKLMKEYMYISGVFVPSDLIPFLWWMNFLGPVKAMKRLSKEFDSLMESWIDEHKLKRMKMSDDSMNMEEDFIDVMLSLLEDDFFGHSREDIIKGTAMTLIIAGADTTSITLTWILSNLLNNRRTLELAVEELDHKVGKERCVENSDIENLVYIHAIVKETLRLYPPGPLAVPHEATEDCRIAGYHIPKGTRVFANLWKLHRDPKIWTNPDEFMPERFLTDHAKLDVSGQNFEYIPFGSGRRACPGLNFAIQAIHLTLARLLQGFSLTTPLNEPVDMSEGLGITLPKATPLEIKITPRLRPELYGC; encoded by the exons ATGGATGTTTCTTGTCATCTTCTGGCGATTACTGGGGTTTTAACTTTAGTTTTACTGTATAGATTCAATCTATGGAGGTTAAGAGATCAGAGTCATAAGGGCAAATTATTAGCTCCAGAACCATCAGGAACCTTGCCAATCATAGGTCACCTACATCAATTGGGTGCTGAGAAAACACTGGCTCGAACCTTGGCTCGCCTGGCTGATAACTATGGTCCTATCTTCACTATATGGCTCGGGGTTCACCGCACGGTTGTTGTATGCAATCATGATACAATCAAGGAGTGCTTCACGACAAATGACAAGGTTTTGGCATCCAGGCCAAGATCAAGCCATGGACAGTACCTTAGTTACAATTACGCAGCCTTTGCTTTCACATCTTATGGCCCTTTTTGGCGTAACATGCGTAAGATGGTGTTGGTTGAACTCTTGTCGAGCCACAGGCTCAAGTCACTTAAGCACGTTCAGGTCTCTGAGGTTAACAATCTGATGAATGATCTATATTTGCTCTGCAAGCAAGAGCAAGGCTCAGCCAAGATAGTGATCAGCGAATGTTTCGATCATCTGACATTGAATATGATTACGAGAATGATTGCAGGGAAGAGATACTTCAACTCTGCTAATGGTGGAGATGAACAAGGGAGACGAATAGGGAAACTTATGAAGGAGTACATGTATATTTCTGGTGTTTTTGTTCCATCTGATTTAATCCCATTTCTATGGTGGATGAATTTTCTTGGACCAGTGAAAGCTATGAAGCGTTTGTCAAAGGAATTTGATTCATTGATGGAAAGTTGGATTGATGAACATAAATTAAAGAGAATGAAGATGAGCGATGACTCCATGAACATGGAGGAGGACTTCATTGATGTGATGCTATCTTTACTGGAGGATGATTTCTTTGGTCATTCTCGGGAAGACATTATCAAGGGCACTGCAATG ACCCTTATCATAGCTGGTGCTGATACAACATCTATCACCCTAACATGGATCTTGTCCAATTTGTTAAACAATAGACGGACACTAGAGCTTGCCGTAGAAGAACTAGACCACAAGGTTGGCAAGGAACGATGTGTAGAAAATTCTGACATTGAAAACCTAGTATACATCCACGCCATTGTTAAAGAAACACTGCGTCTGTATCCGCCAGGTCCACTGGCAGTTCCACACGAGGCTACAGAAGATTGTCGCATTGCAGGATATCACATACCAAAGGGCACTCGTGTATTTGCCAATTTGTGGAAATTGCATCGAGATCCAAAAATCTGGACGAATCCTGACGAGTTCATGCCTGAAAGATTCCTTACAGATCATGCGAAGTTGGATGTTTCAGGTCAGAATTTCGAGTATATACCATTTGGGTCTGGAAGACGAGCGTGTCCTGGGCTTAATTTTGCAATACAAGCTATACACTTGACCCTTGCTAGGTTGCTTCAGGGGTTTAGCTTGACAACGCCGTTGAATGAGCCAGTGGACATGAGTGAAGGCTTGGGGATTACCTTGCCCAAGGCTACTCCCCTGGAGATTAAGATAACACCACGCCTCCGTCCTGAACTATATGGATGTTAG
- the LOC110629096 gene encoding dimethylnonatriene synthase — MDFFPSIQTILFALALLFLCGFWRTMSIGRRKSKSKKNGVPEPSGAWPLIGHLHLLGDKAPACKILGALADKAGPIYSLRLGMNRILVVSGREMVKECLTTNDKIFATRASIAAGKYIGYNNAIIALAPYGEYWREIRKLATLQLLSNHRLEVLKHVRLSEVDMFLKDLYNIYVENVRNPSKVTISKLFEQVTFNISLRMIVGKRFSSSKYGEENSEACRYKKAIAEALYLAGTFVASDAIPWVEWMDLKGHIAAMKRTGKELDAVIETWLEEHVNKRLVKDEKNGEGDLMDIMLENLEEDVVMSGHTRDIVIKATTLILTLTGAGSTAVTLTWALSLLLNNPNVLKAAQEELDVHVGKQKWVQESDIPQLKYLQAIVKETLRLYPPGPLTGIREAMDDCYVGGYHVSKGTRLVVNIWKLHRDPLVWKDPNLFQPERFLTTHAHLDVRGQNFEYIPFSSGRRSCPAINFGLQVVQLTLARLLQGFDLTTIGGLPVDMKEGLGIALPKVDPVEVIIEPRLALELYQCL, encoded by the exons ATggatttctttccttctatccAAACAATTCTATTTGCTCTGGCTTTGCTATTTCTCTGTGGTTTTTGGCGAACTATGTCCATAGGCCGCAGGAAGAGCAAAAGCAAGAAAAACGGAGTACCTGAACCATCTGGTGCGTGGCCTTTGATTGGTCACCTACATCTCCTAGGTGATAAAGCACCAGCCTGTAAAATCCTTGGAGCCCTTGCTGATAAAGCTGGCCCTATTTACTCACTCAGGTTGGGCATGAACCGAATATTGGTGGTGAGTGGTCGGGAAATGGTAAAGGAATGCTTGACTACAAACGACAAAATTTTTGCCACCAGAGCGAGCATAGCAGCCGGAAAATACATCGGTTACAATAATGCAATCATTGCATTAGCCCCTTATGGAGAATACTGGAGGGAAATTAGAAAGCTGGCTACTCTTCAGCTTCTATCGAACCACCGGCTTGAAGTTCTTAAGCATGTCAGGTTATCAGAAGTGGACATGTTCTTGAAAGATTTGTACAATATTTACGTAGAGAATGTGAGAAATCCTTCCAAGGTGACGATAAGCAAGTTGTTTGAGCAAGTTACGTTCAATATAAGCCTGAGAATGATCGTGGGGAAGAGATTTTCAAGCAGTAAATATGGGGAAGAGAACAGCGAAGCCTGCAGGTACAAGAAGGCCATTGCAGAAGCTCTATATCTGGCTGGGACGTTTGTGGCGTCGGATGCGATTCCATGGGTGGAATGGATGGATCTTAAAGGGCATATCGCTGCAATGAAGAGGACTGGCAAGGAACTTGACGCAGTCATTGAGACTTGGCTAGAGGAACATGTGAATAAAAGATTGGTCAAAGATGAGAAGAATGGTGAAGGCGACTTGATGGACATTATGCTTGAAAACCTTGAAGAAGATGTTGTGATGTCTGGTCATACACGTGATATTGTCATCAAGGCAACTACTTTG ATTCTTACCCTCACCGGAGCTGGAAGCACAGCAGTGACATTGACATGGGCACTATCATTGCTACTAAACAACCCAAACGTGCTAAAAGCAGCCCAAGAAGAGTTAGACGTCCATGTTGGGAAACAAAAATGGGTGCAAGAATCAGACATTCCGCAACTCAAATATCTGCAGGCCATTGTTAAAGAAACCCTACGCTTGTACCCACCTGGCCCTCTAACAGGAATACGAGAGGCCATGGACGACTGCTACGTGGGTGGCTATCATGTCTCCAAGGGGACACGACTAGTTGTTAACATATGGAAGCTACATCGAGACCCTCTTGTCTGGAAAGATCCAAACTTGTTTCAACCCGAGAGATTTCTGACCACTCATGCTCATCTTGATGTTAGAGgtcaaaattttgaatatattcCTTTCAGTTCAGGGAGAAGATCATGTCCTGCTATTAATTTTGGCTTGCAAGTGGTTCAATTGACTCTTGCTAGGCTTCTTCAGGGATTTGATTTGACGACAATTGGAGGCTTGCCTGTGGATATGAAGGAAGGCTTGGGAATTGCCTTGCCAAAGGTAGATCCCGTTGAAGTTATCATCGAACCACGCCTCGCTTTGGAGCTCTATCAATGTCTTTGA
- the LOC110630453 gene encoding chaperone protein dnaJ 20, chloroplastic: MTTGVISTGSHASFHTISKSKLSTQPSSHLSFNTHFSKPSFSLRTHSKSIRTTPIKASATTTAAAVDNIYTNTQTFYDLLGISEGGTLSEIKKAYKQLARKYHPDVSPPGCTAEYTKRFIQVQEAYETLSDPQSRALYDRDIAGGLDLHMIFSSRKRSCSGEGLDEDTSEWKERWQSQLTELIRMSNYNDMESMSWGAKMRSQRSCRI, from the exons ATGACTACTGGAGTGATCTCTACTGGAAGCCATGCGAGCTTCCACACCATTTCCAAATCCAAACTCTCAACCCAACCATCTTCTCACCTTAGCTTCAATACCCATTTCTCAAAACCAAGCTTTTCCTTGAGAACTCATTCCAAATCTATCAGAACCACCCCGATTAAGGCCTCTGCCACCACTACAGCGGCCGCTGTTGATAACATTTATACCAATACTCAGACTTTTTACGATCTGCTTGGCATCTCGGAGGGCGGAACACTTTCAGAGATCAAGAAAGCTTATAAGCAACTTGCCAGGAAGTACCACCCCGATGTGTCACCGCCGGGCTGCACGGCGGAGTACACTAAGAGATTTATTCAGGTGCAGGAGGCTTATGAGACATTGTCTGACCCACAAAGCAGAGCCTTGTATGACAGGGACATAGCTGGAGGCCTAGACTTGCACATGATTTTCTCCTCTAGAAAGCGATCCTGCTCCGGCGAG GGATTGGATGAAGATACAAGTGAGTGGAAAGAGAGGTGGCAGTCTCAGCTTACAGAGCTAATCAGGATGAGTAATTATAATGATATGGAAAGCATGAGCTGGGGAGCTAAAATGCGAAGCCAAAGGAGTTGCAGAATTTAG